The stretch of DNA AAATTGTCGGTTGCTGGCTATGCTTTAGCTGATGACGTGTCCAGCTGATTATTAGTTGAGTATATAGCCGATTAGTTGAGCTGATTGTATAACTGAGCTCTCTTGACTAATATTTCAGTTATCTTTACAGATTCAGTTAGATTTGATCAGTTTGATTGCCTTCGATTATTTAGCACATTAATTTTTAGTTCAGAAAATTTCAGTTTGGGTGATTTTAGTTCGAATAACTTCAGTTTAGCCGATCAGTTCTGCAATCTTCAATCGCgtaatttgtcaaactccgaaattatGATTATAACAATTCACTTCAAAGAAAGTCAGACTGGTGAGAAACAATTTTGTAAAGAGGTCCTAGCCGAAGTTTCTGAATCTCAGGTTActgaagaaatgaagaacaaattCCAACCGTCCACATAGATAAGCAATCATAATTTGCTACAGCTGTTCCTTCTTCTTCTCTTCCCGCCCAAGTACAAACAGAAGAGCTCCcgcaattttttaatatatgtgGATGAAATGGTCAAATCTCTGTCTCATTCTGAATTTAACAAGTCCAAAATGGATTCATCTTCTCCGATGCATCAAGACATAATCGCTGAAGAAGGTGTTTTCcaatttgaaaatattatgCATATGGACTCCATCTCTACTACTGCAGTAAATAAACAGATAGTCGaagatcaatttttttttttgttgaaaatcaaaTCGACAAGGAAATTATAGTCTACTCATGATAGCTCGACAAGTCCACTGGGGACCAAGTAAAATGGAAGAAGTGGCTGAGCTATAGCCTGAAATTTTTCCAACTCCAGCCACTGACTCAATTGTTGATCCTCTCAAAGCAAGCTCTTTTTTCCCTCTTCTCCATCAATTATATCTCCAATCAGGCTCTCCCATTCTTGTAAACGTCAATGAAAATGATTTTCTTTCTGACCTCAATCTAAACATTTTTCTGAGTTTGAAGATCATACTGCCAATGTTCTTCTTGATCAAGTTTACACTAAGataaagaatctatccaaaatAGTTCACAATGTCGAAATTAAGCAATTCGCTCATACTGTTTCTTTTGACAATTTTCAGAAAGATGTTTTTCTTGATCTTGAGAATAATATCAAgcttttcgttttttttttaatcaagcCTTATCCAAACGCCAGACTGAAAATTTTTGGTATCACTCTCTCTGGCCAAATCATCCAATCTCAACCGTCTAAAAGTTGCTAAGGGCGGTTCAGTTTGAAGAAGATTTTATTCACCCTCTCTAAACTTTAATCTGATCCCAAGAATTATAATTGTGCTTGCGAATATCTTGGTTCATGAATGGAGAGATAGCATGAAAAATGTTTGTCAATAGAAACACCGAGAGTTAAATGTTGTGTGAGACAAATTATCGGGTGTGTGGGAGTTACCTACTAACACAAAGTGTTGCGTGCACATGACTTATCTCCTAATTCCAATGACCGGTAGGTTAATGAGTCAGGTCATCATGAGAACTTGCATTCTAAAGTAAAGTGGTTGTAATGcatgtaacgtccgaaaaaaaccaacctacgtaaaccacatgcatgcaaattatttgaattgcttaatttttttatttaattgattttaaatactTGCATGGTacatattaaatgattaaatgtatgattagatgattaaatgattttatggcatgatttcatgaaattgaaaGATTTTACCTGAATATTCGATAGTAGGCTGGGGAAAGGAAATCATtaacgaccaagacaagaataaatatttttcgttaaatattttcaaggcttcttaatatgattaaaaatgattaaacttttctaaaaatgatagagttcgaattattttacgagacgagTTTAATTTTATTCGGGAAGCCGGTTTCGGGCAAACGAGAtacttttaaaagatcaaaaatattatttttggaaactaatttttataaaattttatgtttcaattaaataagagttattgcactcaatttaattaaattgagtATGCCCAATTGCTCCTATGCTTGGAAGCCCAAAACTCAAGCCCATTATCAtgtaaattaaaatctataaataagatacATATGCTTTGGAACACATACATCAGCCGATTTTTACACACAAGATTCAAGAGTTATCAAGGAGgaaaagctagggttcttcgtACGTCCGTTCGTCCCTTCTCGTGCCCCTCACCGACGATCGCGTATTCGAGTGTTTTAAAACACAAAGGATTTGATGATATTGAGGGAgacgctgacgcttgagtggatcgggTGCGTCAATACACTCCCGAGGGACATTTATTTGCTGCATTAGCTTGATAGATAAAAGATTGAAGgatttatgttaatgatttatagagatgtttatgcttTAGATTGATGATAATCGATCTTTTTAAAGGCCGACGTATGAATTTTGGTTAATTGACGATTTAGggatttttatgcacttgagatttcaaatgttaaattattatgatttatggaaatgttaagttactttaattagtaattttcgagtttatgattttttttaataaaaaaagtagaggatgtttcaataCACTTCTCCCAAATTAATTTAACATTGTATATACGAAGTTACACTAGATGTTTATGATAACTTGAGTTTTAGACCGACTATTTATTTATACACATAAGTTGAAATATGGTAATATTACTTATTTATCATAGTAGGAATGACCATTAACATGAAAGATTGGTTGATTTTTAACAAGTTGTTTTAAAGAAGTAGCGTAAAACTTGGTATTGGGTCCTTTTCTCGACAAGATTATTAGGCAAGAATTTAGACATTGGTATAAATAGAATATTGCTAAGAAGAATTTTAGAGGTAGCATTAGGAACAAGGACACTCTGGAAATGTGAAAAATCTTTGCTTCACAAGGCCTACTGTGTGTGGAGCATACATCATTCGATCTTGTGATCGCAACTGTTTTATCTGCGGTTTTATCTCCAtagatttttatattattaaattttagtaCGAGTAGTCTATATTTTTCTGTGATTTTATCAATGTTTTGACATGCTTCTGACGCGATAATTCGATGATTACTGATTTATACAATATCACATCAATATACCTCATAACAAAAGGACTAAAATcgaaatttcataaacatacgttttttttttaaaaaaaaaaaagaacatatatatatatatatatataatatatatatatatattataatatatatatatatatatatatatatatatccctgTATTATATAAGCCTGTATATTTGATTGCCTTACATTAGTATAGAGGAAGTACGGTTAAACCATTTGTGTAGAAgccgttaatttttttttattttatagaaatattaaaccgtcgctaattagcgacggcgttttaaacaccgtcgctattagcgacggtctgttaaacaccgtcgctaaatagcgacgcTGAGCGACGTTTTaatatttccataaaataaaaaaatttaattttaataattttttaaaaaaaacttagaaTCGGACTATGaatgatcttaactaacacttaaaaatttacaaaaaattaaagcaAAAAAGTTTACCTTTtcaaattaaacaatttaacttttaaataagtaaatttataaacccacatatatatacatgtaaggattaaacaatttaacttttaaataagtaaatttatttattaatataaatattaaaaataatttcaaattgaatatgttatatatgtcaattaattattggttcaaagaaattaataaaaaatcacatgttatagttaagtacaaaatttataaattatattaaaaaaaatctacaaaagtctataaaagtCTTGCAAAAAAAtctacataaatccacataaatctgtttataaatctgtgagattccataaaagtcaataaaaatttatcaaatccataaaagtctatcatttaaaaaagtcattaaaagtcatcaaaactctgaattgaatacaccccacttaaaatttttctctcttacacgattttagtttcgacttAGGTTAAACTTTTTcgctttaattttttgtaaatttttaagtgttagttaagatcattAATATTGTTAGCATAGTCCGATTctaagttttatttttttacattattaaatttttttttttatgaaaatataaaccgtcgctaattagcgacgaagTTTTGAAAACCCgtcgcaaattagcgacggttttataaaaccgtcgctaatgtcaagtcaaaccgtcgctaatgtcaAGTCAACGTTAGCCTTAACGATAGGATAACGGTAGGGACCAATTCGAGAATATTTTGAAGACATGAAGGATTAATTAATCAGTTAAAAATCATGAGGGACTGAAATGGGAAAAGCTGTTAACGAAAAGGACGAAAATGGGTATTATCCCAGGAAAGACGGTTAACCAATTTTGTGTTAGAAGCCGTAGCCTTGCCCGCATCATCACAGATTCTCACCACAGCACCGGAAATTGGTTCGGAAGATTCAAAATATGCGATTATTACTCGCCGGACGGCTTTCCACCACGCTCCTatccgccgccgccgccgcaaTTTCATCAAATTCTTCAGCGTATACCTGCCACATCAGACGCCACCAGCCTTCGGTTCACGGGTTTCTCAGCGACCTCCTTTCCTCCCCATGGTCCACCACCCAGCTCCGCTGCGCTAGATTCTCCGGTGCTGATGTATGAGTTGTTCTCATGTTACTTTCTTTAACTACGTGGAATGTTAGAAGAGTAACTCAGATATGTGAAAAAGTGCTCAATTAATTCATATCGATCTTTCCCTTGCTGAAGTATGGGATACTGGGTCTTGTTTTGTTTCTTTGCTTTTAGAAATTATGTACATTTATTAGTTATGAGTGCGCATAGTTGAAGTACTGATAGTGATTTATGATTGCCAGTGGTTATCTACTGATTACAGCTAAAACTCGCGAAGTTACCCTGCTTGCAGATACATTTTCGATAAAAAGTCGGTGTTTCTTTTCTTTATGTTCCTATGACTGGTTATTTAGTTTGAGTACATTTAATCAGTTAGCTAACCAAGTACTTCATCAGCATCACCCTGGATCATGTGAAATGAAATCCATAATCTCACCTAACAAATATTACTTCTATAATTATGTACAAGTCTATTAATCCATGATACTCTAATCATTCTCATTATATTTGCTTCCATGATTCTTGCCTCTCAATCAGTCATGTTTAATCGGGGGTGTATAACTGGTAACAATTTGGGATAAGTTTGCACCACGTGTAAGTGTCACCTCCTATTTCCTAGTAAATTTTTTACTGGTGGCAATTTCTCATTTCTATTTGCTAATGTATCTATCCACACTTTTCCAGTTTAAAGGTTAATTCTTGGTCAATAGAGTGGttctaaatatttataaaactaTGTTTCTTGTTTTGCATTTATGCTAGCTATGCTAATAATAGAACTGAGAGGGGGATAAAGAGGTCATGCCTTATGATAGAAAGGCGGACATTGAACCGTTAACTGATATTATCTCAAAACTTAACTTAGAACTTGCTCACAATTGTGACATTTTCACGATTGTTTCAAATTTTCAGGTAAGACCAGGAAATGTTATTATGAGAAGAGGTTAGATTTTCTGCATCTATAGTGATATATGTATAAACTATACATTGATGTGATGTTGTTTTTGTATGACGGATTGGATGATGCAACACAGGAAAGCTTTTTCAGGTAATCATTTTCATGAAGTTACGGGAATCTTATGATCATTTGTCGTATTTTTCCCAGTCGCTCTTTCCTATTTCATTTGAGTTATCAAGCCATGAATATGGCTCAATATGACACTAGTGCATGCTTATGTTGTGGTCAGGTGGTAAAAGCGCAGCATACCACTCAAGGTAGGGGAGGAGCTATAATACAGGTTACGTCTAATTTGTTTcagaatattattttatttatttttatcttgCTCCATGATGTATATTTGTCAATCAATTTTCTATGCTCATTACTACTTCATGgctgtttttcttcttttttctttcgTTTTGAACGGGTCGAGTGACAAAACTATGTTTTGGACTCCTGGTGTGCAATGAGCTTTCCGGATTAGAACTTTCTTGCAGATGTAtgaattttgtctttgatacaGCTATCATCGAAGACATGATCTTACCTGACAAAACAAGTTGTTAGCGCCAAATTGTTTTCATTTTGCCACATATAGATTCCAGCATCATCCCTGTacctatttttttttcattctgTTTGGGCAAAAGTGTAGTTTACCCCTGAAATGGTGTAAATGGACCTTAGTATTCATCATTTTGCCACACATAAGAAACAAACATTCTTTCTTACTGAAAAATTCTCTATTGGTGAAGGACGGTTGTTTTTAGTTCTCTTTTTCTAGTTATTTTTTAAGCATATCCTAATTTAAAAAACTTCTAATTTCAAATCCTTTTTATGTTTGAGAATTCACCTAATATTGTCTACAACTAGAATGAGCAGGTATGCTGAAAAGTGTCTTTATCTTCTATTTGCTCATTTTGCTGGTTGATTTTAGACTTTAATCCCTCAAATATGCTTCATCTTGTTTTGTTTATTCAATGTTAAAGGTGGAGCTCCGGGATGTTGATAGTGGAAGCAAATCCAATGAGCGGTTACGAACCGATGAGCCAGTTGAAAGTATGCTTCGTCGAGTCACAATTCTCTTTAGAATGAAAACATATGGAGATGTGATAGTTTAGTTCTGCAGTCATTTGATGACTCACTAAATATTGATGTGGGTAATTTTCATATTCAAGGGTATGAGTCTGAAAGGATGACAGAATATAAAATAACGTTTTGTTCCATGTTTTATGTACAATTCCAGCTTGTAATCGTGTCTgttaaagttttatgcaaatTTATGAAGAGAAATAAGGTCATGTAGAGCATACAAAGAaaactttgaaattatgtttAAAACTTCGAACATTCTTCTGAAACTAGAAACTACAAATAGATTAACAATGATAAGAATATCTAATCCATatattttattctttaatttttatttatttattttttcttgttttcAACTTTTCTTTCACTGCGAGGCCTCTAGTTTATAAGTTGCCACTGAATGGATTATTTCATTGAATAGTTAGATCACATTAGGGTTTTAAGGTTTGTGCAGTAGGTGGTTAGCCATATTTTCAGGTATGGAAGTTTTATTCTAATAATTCTAGTTCAAACTTGCATGAGATGTGTATATGAACTTATTTTGTCGTGCTTCCAGATGTGCCGGGGGGTGGGGGCTATAGCTTTATTTGAAGCACCATCCTCTTAGACAGAGATTTTGAAACCTCTTTCTATGAACTGAATAGTTTACCGATGGTTTTTTTTTAACCTGAATCTAACTCACTTGATCAATGTTTCCACTTGTGCAACTAGCTTAGAGGAACACGTGACTCTGACTTGAAGTTTATGTCATACatttgaatatgaatatgatgcTGTTAAAGTTATCTGACTTGTGTACATGCAAGGATTTACTAAGGATTGGTAAAATGTTTTCTTAAATTATTTCTTTTAAGTTTTGTGAAAGAAGTCACACTTGGGATCATTATACTAATAACCTTTTAGATCTTATTTGAATTGGGCACAAGTCTTGTTGAGAGTATTAATGATGCACCAAGTAATTTTATGGTGTTAACACAACAGTTTAGTTTCaatatttcatatatttttgaACTGGAATTTTCAATGTTGGCCTAGGTCTGCTACTTTATGGGTCTGtctaaaaatttaaatcataaataccatacaGAGTTAAGTAATTCTACCAGTATCTTTCTGATATTTGCAGGAGTGTATGTTCAAGAGAAGTCACTTACATATCTTTATACTGATGATGAAACCGGAAATGTTGTGTTAATGGAGTGAGTAATGTGTTTTCTTTCTGTATTTGAACAAATTGTGTACTTAGTTCATTAGAGCGAGGCACATGAACGTTGTTCTCTAATCTGTTCAAATCTGTTGCATATCCAGCCCTGAAACATATGGCCAGCTGGATGTACCCAGTCACTTATTTGGTGAATCTCTTGCTTATCTTCAAGGTAATGATATTTTGCTTCTAAAGATGCATCTTTCTTGTTTACTTGTTGCTTGGAGATCTACGTTTTATTTATGCTAACCGGGAGGAAGGTAATCTGAAACAAAAAGTTGAAGAAAAGTGTAGGGACCTCCGAGTCCTCTCCTGTACGATCATGCAAATTTTGACTTATTTTACTTATGTATTACGAAAACTGGGTGTGGAAGTTGACTTGGTGGTTGAATTTTGTTACTGCGTGCATGTCTGGTTTTGGTGATGAGAGAGGGATTGTTTATTAATTCACCCTCATCACATGTTTGATTCTCATTTTTTCATCCCAATATTTAGTAGGCTAGTACCAAGTCGTCGTTTTGGTTTAATAATCCATTCATCCTTAGAGGTTGATGCATAAAAATAGACTGCCCAGATCATTAATTTAGGCATCTGAATAACCACATTACCCCCATAATTATAAACATTTACAGCATATATTCCATTAAACAAACAACATATATTGATTAAAACCCAAAGGCGTGTTACTATTTGAGTCTAAATTGGTCAATTATCCCATTATACCAACTAAGGAGTAGCCTAAAGTAATTTATCATAGTCTAGGTGATACATCAACATTAGACATTCGTTGTCAATCCATGCTGGATAGTGCACGATACAAATCCATGATAGAAACATCATGTCCTTAGAACATATCCTGGTACATGAGTaaatattggggacaattttaCTATTTCAAATAGTGCATGAAATGAAAGCAAGACCTGAGACTGAGCAATTCAAACATGACCACTGTTTGAGGTTCCTTTGCCTGCATCCTTGACCCTCATCCATGAATTGTGATCCACACAAAATATCAGCCCCCACACTCGTTATGAAATGACTAACATAAAAACATCTAAAAATGGTATGTGATGCTATCTGTATGCAGTGCAATATATATCATGGATGTGCATCGTCAGAGAGAGAAATGATAGATGCTGGAACATATCATTAGTCAACAAGATATGAAGGTTGGCTTCAGAGCCGTAATGTCTACTTCTCTGCTAAACCCTTAACGTGTC from Primulina eburnea isolate SZY01 chromosome 6, ASM2296580v1, whole genome shotgun sequence encodes:
- the LOC140833997 gene encoding uncharacterized protein isoform X2, giving the protein MRLLLAGRLSTTLLSAAAAAISSNSSAYTCHIRRHQPSVHGFLSDLLSSPWSTTQLRCARFSGADVVKAQHTTQGRGGAIIQVELRDVDSGSKSNERLRTDEPVERVYVQEKSLTYLYTDDETGNVVLMDPETYGQLDVPSHLFGESLAYLQDDMKVTVQLYDEKPMAASMPNRATCTVVEAADVVKGSGPMPYKKVLLDNGRTIQAPAHVLAGDKIIVSTTDNSYIGKA
- the LOC140833997 gene encoding uncharacterized protein isoform X1 codes for the protein MRLLLAGRLSTTLLSAAAAAISSNSSAYTCHIRRHQPSVHGFLSDLLSSPWSTTQLRCARFSGADVRPGNVIMRRGKLFQVVKAQHTTQGRGGAIIQVELRDVDSGSKSNERLRTDEPVERVYVQEKSLTYLYTDDETGNVVLMDPETYGQLDVPSHLFGESLAYLQDDMKVTVQLYDEKPMAASMPNRATCTVVEAADVVKGSGPMPYKKVLLDNGRTIQAPAHVLAGDKIIVSTTDNSYIGKA